A window of Rhinolophus ferrumequinum isolate MPI-CBG mRhiFer1 chromosome X, mRhiFer1_v1.p, whole genome shotgun sequence contains these coding sequences:
- the MTCP1 gene encoding protein p13 MTCP-1, protein MSGEDVGAPPDHLWVHQEGIYRDEYQRTWVAVLEEDTNFLRARIQQVQVPLGDAARPSHLLTSQLPLMWQLYPEERYMDNNSRLWQIQHHLMVRGVQELLLKLLPDD, encoded by the exons ATGTCAGGAGAGGATGTGGGGGCCCCGCCCGATCACCTCTGGGTTCACCAAGAGGGCATCTACCGAGACGAATACCAGCGCACGTGGGTGGCCGTCCTGGAAGAG GACACGAATTTCCTAAGGGCACGCATCCAGCAGGTTCAGGTTCCCTTAGGTGACGCAGCTAGGCCAAGCCACCTTCTTACCTCCCAGCTACCTCTCATGTGGCAACTCTACCCCGAGGAGCGCTACATGGATAACAACTCTCGCTTGTGGCAGATCCAGCATCATTTAATG GTCAGGGGAGTACAGGAGCTGTTGCTTAAGCTTTTGCCTGATGATTAA